In Perca fluviatilis chromosome 14, GENO_Pfluv_1.0, whole genome shotgun sequence, a genomic segment contains:
- the LOC120572792 gene encoding phosphatidylcholine:ceramide cholinephosphotransferase 2-like: MAASELIQDSNDVRPHVEVNVTTTNPPTPPRPPRAANAQANGNPIHRASSPPQSETRSSKKPAPTEPEAASSSSRRISGLQTQLIDCLSSGLRRHCEYVKMPPEEERGADSLPSEWWKTGVAFLYALFILVFTTVIITVVHERVPDKSVSPPLPDKFFDYLDRVPWAFTVTEVNGLILVGLWVVQWIFLKHKAIIARRCFFLIGTLYMYRCVTMYITTLPVPGKHMVCAPKLYNDSTGKIWRILRLISGGGLSLTGSHLMCGDFLYSGHTVMLTLSYLFIKEYSARWMWWYHWFCWVLSASGVLCILIAHEHYSIDVVVGYFATTRTFWWYHTMANTHTLRGAPNNYLSRTWWSPVFNFLERNVQKAVPVEFSWPVALPSSCRQRYRMVEAGRDE, encoded by the exons ATGGCGGCGTCAGAACTGATCCAGGACAGCAACGACGTGCGCCCCCACGTGGAAGTTAACGTCACCACGACGAACCCCCCGACACCGCCACGTCCTCCGAGGGCTGCGAACG CTCAAGCGAATGGTAACCCGATCCACCGTGCTTCCTCGCCACCACAGTCGGAGACCCGCAGCAGCAAAAAGCCGGCACCGACGGAGCCGGAGGCggcgagcagcagcagcagacgcATAAGCGGCCTGCAGACCCAGCTGATCGACTGTCTGAGCAGCGGGCTGCGGCGCCACTGCGAGTACGTGAAGATGCCGCCGGAGGAGGAGCGTGGCGCCGACAGCCTCCCCAGCGAGTGGTGGAAGACAGGCGTGGCCTTCCTCTACGCGCTCTTCATCCTCGTCTTCACCACCGTCATCATCACCGTCGTCCACGAGAGGGTGCCGGACAAGTCGGTGAGCCCGCCGCTGCCTGACAAGTTCTTTGACTACCTGGACCGCGTGCCCTGGGCCTTCACCGTCACCGAGGTCAACGGGCTGATCCTCGTCGGACTCTGGGTCGTCCAGTGGATCTTCCTCAAACACAA GGCTATAATAGCTCGCCGCTGTTTCTTCCTGATCGGGACGCTCTACATGTATCGCTGCGTCACCATGTACATCACCACGCTGCCCGTGCCCGGGAAACACATGGTCTGCGCTCCAAAG CTGTACAACGACTCCACGGGGAAAATCTGGAGGATTTTGAGGCTGATCTCCGGAGGAG gtttGTCTCTGACCGGCTCTCACCTAATGTGCGGGGACTTCCTGTACAGCGGTCACACGGTCATGTTGACGCTGTCCTACCTCTTCATCAAAGAGT actctGCGCGGTGGATGTGGTGGTACCACTGGTTCTGTTGGGTCCTCAGCGCCTCAGGAGTTCTCTGCATCCTGATCGCCCACGAGCACTACAGCATCGACGTGGTGGTCGGGTACTTCGCCACCACCCGGACCTTCTGGTGGTACCACACCATGGCCAACACACAt acGCTGCGCGGCGCTCCCAACAACTACCTGTCCAGGACGTGGTGGAGCCCCGTCTTTAACTTCCTGGAGAGGAACGTTCAGAAAGCGGTTCCCGTCGAGTTCTCGTGGCCCGTGGCGCTGCCGTCGTCATGCCGACAGCGGTACCGCATGGTGGAGGCCGGGAGGGACGAGTGA